A single window of Ananas comosus cultivar F153 unplaced genomic scaffold, ASM154086v1, whole genome shotgun sequence DNA harbors:
- the LOC109705040 gene encoding protein O-linked-mannose beta-1,4-N-acetylglucosaminyltransferase 2-like, giving the protein MTKSLARSLSKSHVGAGFLVGFFLVLLAYFTVSEQFAIRALNLFSQRSTEHEVVSTPSAKDVEQGRGAEKSNQLVELKPICDTSNPDFCDITGDTRILGSNSTVFYVPPPKITNPEPQEWKTRVRTHKHLKLIEFVTIKSLRGPSEAPPCTVRHDVPAVVFELSVQIGNIWHDFNNVIIPLYLTSRRFNGEVQFLITNLKPWFLKKYSVILKKLSRYEIIDFSSDKEIRCYPRALVGLRRHRDFGILPNLPPKGYTMLDFRLFIREAYSLPKDVPISYRDKPEKKPRLMLINRGETRRLLNIEEVVKSAEELGFEVVVVEPKRDLNVTEIAKVVDSFDALMGVHGAGLTNIVFLRTNAAMIQVVPYGKLEPIAESCYGWPAREMKLRDVEYTISLEESTLLERLGRDHPAIKDPDSIHRSGLKKVREFYKLNQDVKLNVTRFAPTLLKALELLRK; this is encoded by the exons ATGACGAAGAGCTTGGCTCGAAGCTTGTCGAAGAGCCATGTCGGCGCGGGGTTTCTCGTGGGCTTCTTCCTGGTCTTGCTCGCCTACTTCACCGTGTCGGAGCAGTTTGCGATCCGCGCTCTGAATC ttttttcaCAACGATCGACGGAACATGAAGTTGTATCAACTCCATCTGCAAAGGATGTAGAGCAAG GTAGAGGCGCAGAAAAATCCAACCAACTGGTAGAACTGAAGCCGATCTGCGACACGTCGAATCCAGACTTTTGCGACATCACCGGCGACACTCGAATCCTCGGAAGCAACTCGACGGTCTTTTATGTCCCTCCCCCCAAAATCACCAATCCTGAACCTCAAGAGTGGAAAACCCGAGTACGAACTCACAAGCACCTTAAGTTGATCGAATTCGTGACAATAAAATCATTACGCGGTCCGTCCGAAGCCCCTCCTTGTACGGTCCGGCACGATGTCCCCGCGGTCGTGTTCGAGCTAAGTGTCCAGATTGGGAACATCTGGCACGACTTCAACAACGTGATCATCCCCCTCTATCTCACTTCTCGTCGGTTCAACGGCGAGGTTCAATTCCTCATAACCAATCTCAAACCTTGGTTTCTCAAAAAGTATAGCGTGATACTCAAGAAGCTCTCAAGGTATGAAATTATCGATTTTTCTAGCGATAAGGAGATCCGTTGCTACCCGCGTGCCCTTGTCGGCCTTCGGAGGCATCGTGATTTCGGGATCTTACCCAATTTGCCTCCAAAAGGGTACACAATGCTTGACTTCCGGTTGTTCATTCGAGAAGCTTACTCGCTTCCAAAAGATGTACCAATAAGTTATCGAGATAAGCCGGAAAAGAAACCACGACTGATGCTCATAAATAGGGGGGAAACCAGAAGGTTGTTGAATATAGAGGAAGTCGTGAAATCGGCCGAGGAGTTAGGGTTTGAGGTGGTGGTCGTCGAGCCAAAGAGAGACCTAAACGTGACGGAAATCGCGAAGGTGGTGGACTCATTCGACGCGCTGATGGGGGTGCACGGGGCCGGGCTAACTAACATCGTTTTCCTTAGAACGAACGCCGCCATGATCCAAGTGGTGCCCTACGGGAAATTGGAGCCCATTGCCGAGAGTTGCTACGGTTGGCCCGCAAGGGAAATGAAATTGCGAGATGTCGAGTACACGATTAGCTTGGAGGAGAGCACATTGTTGGAGAGACTGGGGAGAGATCACCCCGCGATCAAGGATCCGGATTCAATTCACAGGAGTGGGTTGAAAAAAGTGAGGGAGTTCTACAAGCTCAACCAAGATGTGAAGCTAAATGTCACAAGATTTGCTCCCACGCTATTGAAGGCTCTTGAGCTTCTTCGCAAATAG